In Kitasatospora sp. NBC_00240, the following are encoded in one genomic region:
- a CDS encoding DNA methyltransferase → MSVATRTAQVFTAVTTVGGLLPTDMLLRIAEARNLPGTKPADYGLPASVPVRDEAERAWEYLKPLWRELRAALPSDPVTGAPAADPTGRAGTDWLAQLFRKLDFGALAPVGAAGIAADADPGHRFPVSHRHGPALIHQIPWNQELDKRAAAGQMPAQSMLQDCLNRTEAHQWALLTNGRRLRLLRDSSSFATAAYVEFDLEALFDGELFSEFVLLYCVLHASRFTVAEGSPASACWLEKWRAEAVSSGARALDQLRLGVQNALTVLGTGFLRHPANSALRDDVQPKALQAALLRLVYRLLFVFVAEDRDALVHPDATEQQRGTYEKYFSSARLRSQARRRQGTAHGDLYEALRIVLDALGEPDGRPELGLPGLGGLFSHKDADAPLDGLKLSNEALLTAVRHLAQVRDPGARRWRAVDYRHLDAEELGSVYESLLELEPKHSAADRSFELVEVAGNSRKTTGSYYTPSSLIECLLDTTLDPVIDDAVKRGEQRAAAEKQPDAAESIVAELLALTVCDPACGSGHFLVAAARRIAKRVAAVRERNPEPTTDAMRHALHEVIARCIYGVDLNPMAVELTKVSLWLEALEPGKPLGFLDAHVKHGNGLIGATPKLLAGGIPEDAFKAIEGDDKKYAAGLVKRNKAQRGGADELLFDTDALPGNDRYAAILAGITAAPADILEQVRAQEHAYYEYVESESYVQDLHAADAWCAAFVWPKHVGAPEAPVDQLFRSLRSRNQSAVPDATHAAIIRLRNQYRFFHWHLEFPEVFSVPESGTGIQPGTGWVGGFDAVVGNPPWERVKLQEQEFFAQRDPAIANAKNAAARKSLIAALRDDPDRAHLYAEFEDAKRRAEGESHFLRASNRFPLTGRGDINTYAVFTETDRILTGPRGRTGVIVPTGIATDATTQYFFRDLLDHGSLASLYEFGNEEKLFAAVKDYVRFCLLTLRGQGSPDTPISLVFKVRQAAQIPGRAYTLTSRDILQMNPNTGTCPTFSSRRDAEIALGIYRRIPVLVHEGREDGNPWGISFMRMLDMANDSGLFRPNAEAGETFDDLLKDGWALDGNVLVRGTERLLPLYEAKMLHHYDHRFSTYENATVKQLNERTLPRFTLEKHQDASAVPMPRYWVPEQDVPTGRYDKNGVEAKEAGVASRLTAKGWDHGWLLGWRDIGRASDERTMIAAVAPAHGFGHPFPLALPASPSNSPVLAAALSSMACDYAVRQKIGGTHLTYTYVEQMPIPTPAQLLPHADSIISRFIELTYTAYDMAPFAIDVGDTGTPFRWDPERRAVIRAELDALFFHLYGISRDDTAYIMDTFNVTRTNDLKAHGTYRTKELILAEYDRMAAAGLTLENPLIEGESGTYRSTLNPPPGQGPRHPAAGE, encoded by the coding sequence ATGTCCGTTGCCACCCGCACCGCCCAGGTCTTCACCGCCGTCACCACCGTCGGCGGCCTGCTGCCCACCGACATGCTGCTGCGCATCGCGGAAGCCAGGAACCTGCCGGGCACCAAGCCCGCCGACTACGGACTGCCGGCCTCCGTGCCCGTACGGGACGAGGCCGAACGGGCCTGGGAGTACCTGAAGCCGCTCTGGCGTGAGCTGCGCGCGGCCCTCCCGTCCGACCCGGTCACGGGCGCACCGGCCGCCGACCCGACCGGACGGGCGGGCACGGACTGGCTGGCGCAGCTGTTCCGCAAGCTCGACTTCGGGGCACTGGCGCCGGTCGGGGCGGCAGGAATCGCCGCCGACGCCGACCCCGGTCACCGCTTCCCGGTCAGCCACCGCCACGGCCCGGCGCTGATCCACCAGATCCCGTGGAACCAGGAACTCGACAAGCGGGCCGCGGCCGGGCAGATGCCGGCGCAGTCGATGCTCCAGGACTGCCTCAACCGCACCGAAGCCCACCAGTGGGCGCTGCTGACCAACGGCCGCCGGCTGCGGCTGCTGCGCGACTCGTCGTCGTTCGCCACGGCTGCGTACGTCGAGTTCGACCTGGAGGCGCTGTTCGACGGCGAGCTGTTCAGCGAGTTCGTGCTGCTGTACTGCGTGCTGCACGCGTCACGGTTCACTGTGGCGGAGGGCTCCCCGGCATCCGCCTGCTGGCTGGAGAAGTGGCGTGCCGAGGCGGTCAGTTCGGGTGCTCGTGCGCTCGACCAGCTGCGCCTCGGCGTGCAGAATGCGCTCACTGTGTTGGGCACCGGCTTCCTGCGCCACCCCGCCAACAGCGCGCTGCGCGACGACGTCCAGCCAAAGGCGCTCCAGGCGGCCCTGCTCCGGCTCGTCTACCGGCTGCTGTTCGTCTTCGTGGCCGAGGACCGCGACGCTCTGGTCCACCCTGATGCGACCGAGCAGCAGCGCGGGACGTACGAGAAGTACTTCTCCTCAGCACGGTTGCGCTCCCAGGCTCGTCGGCGTCAGGGCACCGCGCACGGCGACCTGTACGAGGCGCTGCGGATCGTCCTCGACGCGCTCGGCGAGCCGGACGGTCGGCCCGAGCTCGGGCTGCCCGGGCTCGGCGGCCTCTTCTCCCACAAGGACGCCGACGCACCGCTCGACGGGCTCAAGCTCTCCAACGAGGCCTTGCTCACGGCGGTGCGCCACCTCGCCCAGGTACGGGACCCCGGTGCCCGGCGGTGGCGGGCAGTGGACTACCGACACCTGGACGCGGAGGAGCTGGGGTCGGTCTACGAGTCGCTGCTGGAGCTGGAGCCGAAGCACTCGGCGGCCGACCGCAGCTTCGAGTTGGTCGAGGTGGCGGGCAACAGCCGGAAAACTACCGGGAGTTACTACACCCCTTCATCCCTCATCGAGTGCCTCCTCGACACCACACTCGACCCGGTGATAGACGACGCCGTGAAGCGCGGTGAGCAGCGCGCGGCGGCGGAGAAGCAGCCGGACGCGGCTGAGAGCATCGTCGCCGAACTGCTGGCTCTGACGGTCTGCGACCCCGCATGCGGTTCCGGGCACTTCCTCGTCGCGGCGGCGCGGCGGATCGCCAAACGGGTCGCGGCGGTCCGCGAACGCAACCCCGAACCGACAACAGACGCCATGCGGCACGCGCTGCACGAGGTGATCGCGCGCTGCATCTACGGCGTCGACCTCAACCCGATGGCCGTCGAACTGACCAAGGTGTCGCTGTGGCTGGAGGCCCTGGAGCCCGGCAAGCCGCTCGGCTTCCTCGACGCGCACGTGAAGCACGGCAACGGCCTGATCGGCGCAACACCCAAGCTGCTGGCCGGCGGCATCCCCGAGGACGCGTTCAAGGCGATCGAGGGTGACGACAAGAAGTACGCGGCCGGCCTCGTCAAGCGAAACAAGGCCCAGCGCGGAGGAGCGGACGAACTCCTATTCGACACGGACGCACTACCCGGCAACGACCGGTACGCCGCCATACTCGCCGGGATCACAGCCGCGCCGGCCGACATCCTGGAACAGGTACGAGCACAGGAACACGCTTACTACGAGTACGTCGAGTCGGAGTCGTACGTCCAGGACCTGCACGCCGCCGATGCCTGGTGCGCCGCGTTCGTCTGGCCCAAGCACGTCGGCGCGCCCGAGGCGCCCGTCGACCAACTCTTCCGTTCCCTCCGGAGCCGCAACCAGTCGGCGGTCCCGGACGCCACCCACGCCGCGATCATCCGCCTCCGCAACCAGTACCGCTTCTTCCACTGGCACCTGGAGTTCCCTGAGGTCTTCTCCGTCCCCGAGTCGGGCACCGGTATCCAGCCCGGCACGGGGTGGGTCGGCGGCTTCGACGCGGTGGTCGGTAACCCGCCGTGGGAGCGCGTCAAGCTCCAGGAGCAGGAGTTCTTCGCCCAGCGCGACCCCGCGATCGCCAACGCCAAGAACGCGGCGGCCCGCAAGAGCCTGATCGCCGCCCTGCGCGACGACCCCGACCGTGCGCACCTCTACGCCGAATTCGAGGACGCCAAGCGCCGGGCGGAAGGTGAGAGTCACTTCCTGCGGGCCAGCAACCGCTTCCCGCTCACGGGCCGCGGCGACATCAACACCTATGCGGTCTTCACGGAGACCGACCGCATATTGACAGGACCCCGGGGGCGGACGGGCGTGATCGTCCCTACCGGGATCGCGACGGACGCGACGACGCAGTACTTCTTCAGAGATCTTCTGGACCACGGATCCTTGGCCAGTCTGTACGAGTTCGGAAACGAGGAGAAACTCTTCGCCGCCGTCAAGGACTACGTTCGATTCTGCCTTCTCACCCTTCGCGGCCAAGGGTCACCAGACACCCCCATCTCCTTGGTCTTCAAGGTCCGCCAAGCCGCCCAGATTCCCGGCCGCGCCTACACCCTGACCTCTCGCGACATCCTGCAGATGAACCCCAACACGGGAACCTGCCCCACGTTCAGCAGCCGCCGCGACGCGGAGATCGCCCTCGGCATCTACCGCCGCATCCCGGTCCTCGTCCACGAAGGCCGAGAGGATGGGAACCCCTGGGGGATCTCATTCATGCGCATGCTTGACATGGCGAACGACTCAGGCCTTTTCCGACCCAACGCCGAAGCAGGGGAGACGTTCGACGACCTCCTCAAGGACGGATGGGCCCTGGACGGCAACGTCCTCGTGCGCGGCACGGAGCGGCTGCTCCCGCTGTACGAGGCGAAGATGCTCCACCACTACGACCACCGCTTCTCGACATACGAAAACGCCACCGTAAAGCAGCTCAACGAACGCACCCTGCCACGCTTCACACTGGAAAAGCACCAGGATGCGTCAGCAGTTCCCATGCCGCGCTACTGGGTGCCTGAACAGGATGTTCCGACTGGTCGCTACGACAAAAACGGCGTGGAGGCCAAGGAGGCCGGCGTGGCCTCCCGTCTCACCGCCAAGGGCTGGGACCACGGCTGGCTACTCGGCTGGCGCGACATCGGCCGAGCGAGCGACGAGCGAACGATGATCGCGGCCGTTGCTCCGGCCCATGGCTTCGGGCACCCGTTCCCACTCGCTCTTCCGGCCTCGCCGAGCAACTCGCCGGTCCTCGCAGCAGCCCTGTCCTCGATGGCATGTGACTACGCAGTTCGCCAAAAGATCGGGGGCACACACCTCACCTACACCTACGTTGAACAGATGCCGATCCCGACGCCGGCCCAACTACTTCCCCACGCGGACAGCATCATTTCCAGGTTCATCGAACTCACCTACACCGCATACGACATGGCGCCCTTCGCCATCGACGTCGGCGACACAGGTACGCCGTTCCGCTGGGACCCCGAACGTCGAGCGGTGATCCGCGCCGAACTCGACGCGCTGTTCTTCCACCTCTACGGCATCTCGCGCGACGACACGGCGTACATCATGGATACCTTCAACGTCACCCGCACCAACGACCTCAAGGCGCACGGCACCTACCGCACCAAGGAGCTCATCCTCGCCGAGTACGACCGGATGGCCGCCGCCGGGCTGACTCTGGAGAACCCGCTGATCGAGGGTGAGTCCGGCACCTATCGGTCCACGCTCAACCCGCCGCCGGGGCAGGGACCCCGCCACCCTGCGGCCGGCGAGTAG
- a CDS encoding helix-turn-helix transcriptional regulator translates to MNRKELDPEASPLADFGAKLRTSRDARGWTQAHLATLTEYSAVHVSAVETGRKPPTQAFVRRLDEVFESPGRFEREWRRATASTLFEGFSEYLRSEADAVALRLFEINIIPGLLQTPAYARAYQEALVRRGASTQQQANERTALLLRRQEHMAARAPRLHMVIDEGCLRRVVGGREVMREQLRHLEGMAAQPRIILQVSPFSLGEDRPFAHPITLLTLPRGVMVGYGETQKRGFLEREPDTLAEWAGEYDQLQVEALPRAASIDFIREVRKGFDSG, encoded by the coding sequence TTGAATCGCAAGGAACTTGATCCCGAGGCATCGCCCTTGGCGGACTTCGGTGCCAAGTTGCGCACGTCACGCGACGCCAGAGGCTGGACACAAGCCCATCTGGCCACCCTTACCGAGTACTCCGCAGTCCATGTCTCAGCTGTAGAAACTGGCCGCAAGCCTCCAACCCAAGCTTTCGTGAGAAGACTTGACGAGGTGTTCGAGTCCCCAGGGCGATTCGAGCGCGAGTGGCGGAGGGCAACGGCGAGCACCCTGTTCGAAGGGTTCTCCGAGTACCTGCGCAGCGAGGCCGACGCCGTGGCGCTCCGCCTGTTCGAGATCAATATCATTCCTGGGCTACTCCAGACCCCCGCCTATGCGCGCGCATACCAGGAAGCGCTCGTCCGGCGTGGCGCCTCAACCCAGCAGCAGGCCAACGAGAGGACGGCACTGCTGCTTCGACGGCAGGAGCACATGGCCGCGAGAGCACCTCGGCTTCACATGGTCATAGATGAGGGGTGTCTCCGCCGGGTCGTCGGCGGCCGAGAGGTGATGAGGGAACAGCTGCGCCATCTGGAAGGCATGGCCGCGCAGCCGCGGATCATCCTCCAGGTCAGCCCGTTCTCGCTCGGCGAGGACCGCCCCTTCGCCCACCCAATTACGTTGCTGACCCTGCCCAGAGGAGTCATGGTGGGGTACGGCGAGACACAGAAGCGCGGCTTTCTGGAGCGCGAGCCAGACACGCTGGCCGAGTGGGCCGGTGAGTACGATCAACTTCAAGTCGAGGCGCTGCCCCGAGCAGCCTCGATCGACTTCATTCGCGAGGTGCGGAAAGGATTCGACAGTGGATGA
- a CDS encoding DUF397 domain-containing protein has protein sequence MDDLTGATWRKSSYSAQQGQCVEVSGDFPGVVPVRDSKDPQGPALVFPAASFAAFVAAVQAGEFGEV, from the coding sequence GTGGATGACCTGACCGGCGCCACATGGCGCAAGAGCAGCTACAGCGCCCAGCAGGGGCAGTGCGTCGAGGTGTCCGGCGACTTCCCCGGCGTCGTCCCCGTCCGTGACTCCAAGGACCCGCAGGGCCCTGCCCTCGTCTTCCCGGCCGCCTCGTTCGCGGCCTTCGTCGCCGCCGTCCAGGCCGGCGAGTTCGGCGAGGTCTGA
- a CDS encoding DUF6119 family protein, with protein sequence MHAQLTFDLDLDTLPETRPTTVYLLQGIGSSPTELRKALRADYEKQQGFQVKGITIAGIPGVASYGVIGVGRKPPWQEDLIRLVSESVDLTNHLAAAAVLLPVDDRVFAVCFGSGHLLLESVYITPSFGLDFALRTVDPSTVSELTHTRMDSRAYTDRSSTARGQHIRTFDLDEYGEICTRVVGRAMEIGLSAERNPRIRKARPRVLGSDSLNVHLALDGPHLVSDLRAIGARLDREPDSGFERISYVRHLARTDPRIKVLDGRLAEALHSSADSGRVALAPPSALLDVMAESQSARVSPRYGRKPFLTPEVTLDSLQSLLDGRPAEERLEALKRVGIQLMSDMDGGLPVGPATDALKWISAEFPLGNSTFVRHQNKWYEIGANHLEYVDAEVRKLFAASPHYGLPAWPTAAEALAWGLKDAHEQGYNELAARKLRWACLDRKLITCNLHPRGFEAADLVSPDGTLVHVKQARSSGPLSHLFVQGHVSADALHAESDANRATVAAVRKRFRSFPEGRFEPRRVVFAIALKTGAELTPDSLFTVSKISLLHTARALQNLGVEVHIQGIDYRARAGISLIDTVNT encoded by the coding sequence GTGCACGCCCAGCTCACCTTCGACCTCGACCTCGACACCCTCCCCGAGACCCGGCCGACGACCGTCTACCTGCTCCAGGGCATCGGCTCGTCGCCCACCGAACTGCGCAAGGCCCTCCGTGCCGACTACGAGAAGCAGCAGGGGTTCCAGGTCAAGGGCATCACCATCGCCGGCATCCCCGGCGTCGCGTCGTACGGCGTCATCGGCGTGGGAAGGAAGCCCCCCTGGCAGGAAGACCTGATCCGGCTCGTCAGCGAGTCCGTCGACCTCACGAACCACCTCGCGGCGGCCGCCGTCCTCCTGCCCGTGGACGACCGGGTCTTCGCGGTCTGCTTCGGGTCCGGCCACCTCCTGCTGGAGTCCGTGTACATCACGCCGTCCTTCGGGCTGGACTTCGCGCTGCGCACGGTCGACCCCAGCACCGTCAGCGAGCTGACGCACACCCGGATGGACTCCCGCGCGTACACCGACCGCAGCTCCACCGCGCGCGGACAGCACATCCGGACCTTCGACCTCGACGAATACGGCGAGATCTGCACCCGCGTCGTCGGCCGGGCCATGGAGATCGGCCTCAGCGCCGAGCGGAATCCCCGGATCAGGAAGGCCCGCCCGCGCGTCCTCGGCTCCGACTCCCTGAACGTGCACCTCGCACTCGACGGTCCGCACCTCGTCTCGGACCTTCGGGCGATCGGCGCCCGGCTCGACCGGGAGCCCGACTCCGGCTTCGAGCGGATCTCCTACGTCCGCCATCTCGCCAGGACCGATCCCCGTATCAAGGTCCTCGACGGACGGCTCGCCGAGGCGCTGCACAGCTCCGCGGACTCGGGGCGCGTCGCTCTCGCACCCCCGTCCGCACTGCTCGACGTCATGGCGGAGAGCCAGTCGGCACGCGTGTCCCCCCGCTACGGCAGGAAGCCGTTCCTCACCCCTGAGGTGACGCTCGACAGCCTCCAGAGCCTTCTGGACGGCCGTCCCGCCGAGGAGCGGTTGGAGGCCCTGAAGAGGGTCGGGATCCAGCTGATGTCCGACATGGACGGCGGCCTGCCCGTCGGCCCGGCCACGGACGCACTGAAGTGGATCTCGGCGGAGTTCCCGCTGGGCAACAGCACCTTCGTCCGCCATCAGAACAAGTGGTACGAGATCGGCGCGAACCACCTGGAGTACGTCGACGCCGAGGTGCGCAAGCTGTTCGCGGCGTCACCGCACTACGGCCTCCCCGCATGGCCGACGGCGGCCGAAGCCCTGGCGTGGGGACTCAAAGACGCCCACGAGCAGGGATACAACGAGCTCGCCGCCCGGAAGCTCAGGTGGGCCTGCCTCGACCGGAAGCTGATCACCTGCAACCTTCACCCGCGCGGCTTCGAGGCGGCGGACCTGGTCTCTCCCGACGGCACCCTCGTGCACGTCAAGCAGGCCAGGAGCTCGGGCCCGCTCAGCCACCTCTTCGTCCAGGGCCACGTGTCGGCCGACGCGCTGCACGCCGAGAGCGACGCCAACCGGGCGACCGTCGCGGCCGTCAGGAAGCGCTTCCGCTCGTTCCCCGAAGGGCGCTTCGAGCCGCGCCGGGTGGTCTTCGCCATCGCCCTGAAGACCGGCGCCGAGCTCACCCCCGACTCGCTCTTCACCGTCTCCAAGATCTCCCTTCTGCACACCGCGCGTGCACTGCAGAACCTGGGCGTCGAGGTTCACATCCAGGGCATCGACTACCGCGCCCGCGCAGGAATCTCGTTGATTGACACCGTCAACACGTAG
- a CDS encoding DUF4357 domain-containing protein, with product MSHPDHPEFRIKLPGVDLVARGRLLDEVGNNGSPKFLLLEGSSVAATDWPKLGDYGRRLRAELRSDWSLVDDRPGYWAANRDIECNSPSAAATVVLGYNAGGPETWRTAEGHPLSDYLPGSWRVPHKAWLVRGSNVSGHNLVRRLWLADGIVSLSGAHLPPLDESDPTKSALRGYVEEGYEGSATYSQKHGLVDEIHAFLTQMRPGDTVVTLADGLLHLGEIDGPAEQTDSPGGLSNLRRKAVWQPEGLPYENLPEEVQQKLSVQHDVVDLTPVADVLARLRTPVAISAPVDLPPEEAKELSLPPVDEALAGELLVDGTGWLEEVRELLWEERQLVFYGPPGTGKTYLAMKLAEHFGGGPGQVKLVQFHPSYAYEDFFEGFRPVEDPETHDVAFRLTAGPLRELADLASREGNRHVPHFLIIDEINRANLAKVFGELYFLLEYRRKSVRLTYSGDDFALPPNLFVIGTMNTADRSIALVDAAMRRRFAFVELSPRTEPTRGLLHRWLEREQIGSEPARLLDALNARIGDPDFAIGPSYLMKPGIDADDRLRRVWRTKILPLMEEHHYGEGEDIEARYGLEALRKSLL from the coding sequence ATGTCCCACCCGGATCACCCCGAGTTCCGCATCAAGCTGCCTGGCGTGGACCTCGTCGCACGAGGGCGGCTGCTCGACGAGGTCGGCAACAACGGCTCGCCCAAGTTCCTGCTGCTGGAGGGGTCGTCGGTGGCCGCGACCGACTGGCCCAAGCTGGGCGACTACGGCCGCCGGCTGCGCGCGGAACTTCGGTCCGACTGGTCACTCGTGGACGACCGCCCCGGCTATTGGGCGGCGAACCGCGACATCGAGTGCAACTCGCCCTCGGCCGCCGCCACCGTCGTGCTCGGTTACAACGCCGGCGGCCCCGAGACCTGGCGGACCGCCGAGGGCCACCCGCTCTCCGACTACCTGCCCGGCAGCTGGCGCGTGCCGCACAAGGCTTGGCTGGTGCGCGGCTCCAACGTCTCCGGCCACAACCTGGTGCGCAGGCTCTGGCTCGCCGACGGGATCGTGTCGCTCTCCGGCGCCCACCTTCCGCCGCTCGACGAGTCGGACCCGACCAAGAGCGCCCTGCGCGGCTACGTCGAGGAGGGGTACGAGGGCTCCGCCACGTACAGCCAGAAGCACGGCCTGGTCGACGAGATCCACGCGTTCCTGACCCAGATGCGGCCGGGCGACACCGTCGTCACCCTCGCCGACGGCCTGCTCCACCTCGGGGAGATCGACGGCCCGGCCGAGCAGACCGACTCCCCGGGCGGCCTGTCCAACCTGCGGCGGAAGGCCGTCTGGCAGCCGGAGGGCCTTCCGTACGAGAACCTGCCGGAGGAGGTGCAGCAGAAGCTCTCGGTCCAGCACGACGTCGTCGACCTGACCCCGGTCGCGGACGTACTCGCCCGGCTCCGTACCCCGGTGGCGATCTCGGCGCCCGTGGACCTTCCGCCGGAGGAGGCGAAGGAGCTCTCGCTGCCTCCGGTCGACGAAGCCCTGGCCGGCGAACTGCTCGTCGATGGCACCGGCTGGCTGGAGGAGGTCCGCGAACTCCTTTGGGAGGAACGGCAACTGGTGTTCTACGGGCCGCCCGGCACGGGCAAGACCTACCTGGCCATGAAGCTCGCCGAGCACTTCGGCGGCGGGCCCGGGCAGGTCAAGCTCGTGCAGTTCCACCCGTCCTACGCCTACGAGGACTTCTTCGAAGGGTTCCGCCCGGTCGAGGACCCGGAGACCCACGACGTCGCCTTCCGACTCACCGCGGGTCCGTTGCGTGAGCTCGCCGACCTCGCATCACGCGAGGGCAACCGGCACGTCCCGCACTTCCTGATCATCGACGAGATCAACCGCGCCAACCTCGCCAAGGTCTTCGGCGAGCTCTACTTCCTGCTCGAATACCGCAGGAAGTCCGTCCGGCTCACCTACTCCGGCGACGACTTCGCCCTCCCGCCGAACCTCTTCGTCATCGGCACCATGAACACCGCCGACCGCTCCATCGCCCTCGTCGACGCTGCCATGCGCCGCCGCTTCGCCTTCGTCGAGCTGTCCCCGCGCACCGAGCCCACCCGCGGCCTGCTGCACCGCTGGCTGGAGCGCGAGCAGATCGGTTCGGAGCCGGCCCGACTCCTCGATGCCCTCAACGCACGGATCGGTGACCCGGACTTCGCCATAGGGCCCTCCTACCTGATGAAGCCGGGCATCGACGCCGACGACCGGCTGCGCCGCGTCTGGCGGACGAAGATCCTGCCGCTGATGGAGGAGCACCACTACGGCGAGGGCGAGGACATCGAGGCCCGCTACGGGCTGGAAGCACTGCGGAAGTCCCTGCTGTGA
- a CDS encoding restriction endonuclease, with amino-acid sequence MNPEGALGADIALREYSRARSVPLDSATGRALAASGVLESAVPDPHRDGHWLLRAGSLVGAVRIRVPEARCSLTVRIAPKTPVRRLFFLLGFSLDPAKAWRSGRDGTVDAGAYEDVLPALAHAVERQIDTALRQGVLQGYRRVEESALVLRGRIREAEQIRRHFGRTPPVEISYDAYTADIPENRILRGAAETLLRLPGVPGPVRRRLAHHRVRLVDAEPLVRGHALPAWQPSRLNTRYQPALRLAEALLTGTSPEHRPGELRLDGFLFDMNTLFEDFVTAALREAVREYGLTARLQDRHHLDTVGRLRIRPDLVVYAADGRTPVGVVDAKYKTEKTKGYPSADLYQMLAYCTVLGLDEGHLVYAAGRTDGHVHEVRGSVGPHGQGVRLHQHALDLNRGPDELLADFRDLAARLAEVPTRLR; translated from the coding sequence GTGAACCCCGAGGGCGCTCTCGGCGCGGACATCGCCCTGCGTGAGTACTCCCGCGCCCGTTCCGTGCCGCTGGACTCCGCCACCGGACGGGCGCTGGCCGCCTCGGGTGTCCTGGAGAGCGCCGTACCGGACCCTCACCGCGACGGCCACTGGCTGCTGCGGGCCGGGAGTCTCGTCGGCGCGGTCCGGATCCGTGTGCCGGAGGCCCGGTGCTCGCTCACGGTCCGGATAGCCCCCAAGACACCGGTGCGCCGGCTGTTCTTCCTCCTCGGCTTCAGCCTCGACCCGGCGAAGGCCTGGCGGAGCGGCCGCGACGGCACGGTGGACGCGGGGGCGTACGAGGACGTACTGCCGGCCCTCGCGCACGCCGTGGAGCGGCAGATCGACACGGCGCTGCGACAGGGCGTGCTGCAGGGATACCGGCGGGTGGAGGAGTCCGCACTGGTCCTGCGCGGCCGAATCCGCGAGGCGGAGCAGATCCGACGGCACTTCGGCCGTACTCCGCCGGTGGAGATCTCCTACGACGCGTACACGGCGGACATCCCGGAGAACCGGATCCTCCGCGGCGCCGCCGAGACGCTGTTGCGGCTGCCCGGCGTGCCGGGTCCGGTACGCCGGCGCCTGGCGCACCACCGGGTGCGCCTCGTCGACGCGGAGCCGCTGGTACGCGGGCACGCCCTTCCGGCATGGCAGCCCTCGCGCCTCAACACCCGCTACCAGCCGGCTCTCCGGCTGGCCGAGGCTCTCCTGACCGGGACCTCGCCGGAGCACCGGCCCGGCGAACTCCGGCTGGACGGCTTCCTGTTCGACATGAACACGCTCTTCGAGGACTTCGTCACCGCCGCGCTGCGCGAGGCCGTCCGCGAGTACGGGCTCACCGCCCGTCTGCAGGACCGGCACCACCTTGACACCGTCGGGCGCCTCCGGATCCGCCCCGACCTGGTCGTGTACGCGGCCGACGGGCGCACACCGGTCGGCGTCGTCGACGCCAAGTACAAGACGGAGAAGACCAAAGGCTATCCGAGCGCCGACCTGTACCAGATGCTCGCCTACTGCACTGTCCTCGGGCTGGACGAAGGGCACCTCGTGTACGCCGCAGGGCGGACGGACGGACACGTCCACGAGGTGCGCGGGTCCGTCGGCCCGCACGGCCAGGGCGTGCGGCTGCACCAACACGCCCTCGATCTGAACCGCGGCCCGGACGAGCTCCTCGCGGACTTCCGCGACCTCGCCGCCCGGCTGGCAGAAGTCCCCACCCGCCTGCGGTGA